CAGTTAACactgaagacatttaaaaaaatgggtcCCAAGCTGTTTCAACCCTTGCTTCTGTAATTCTCCAACTAACAAGAATACCAACTGTGCCCCAAATGCCGTGTTCTTTCCTGCCTTCTCAGACGTCAACATCTCTCTCCTATCTCATATCTGTAAGCATGACAGATGAAAGGAAACAAGACATTTAACACTGGTTGAAGCACAGACAGcattccttccccacccccagagaaTCTGATTTAACAGGGTCATGTCACCAGAATTTACTTCCTTAATAAATCTAGTCAAATTTACAAGACTAGTCAAATTTACAAGCCGCTAAAGAAAGGCTGAATTGAAGAGGAGCTAAGATGAATGCAAAGCCTACCTGTTGCTGCCAAACAAATATCCTAATATCCCTCCGGTTCCCAAGCCAGTCCAGAACCCGGGTCCTGAACGTTCGTGCCCTTGCTGTCCGGTGAAAGCATTGCCAAAACCAGCAGTTGCACCATGTGGtcctggaaataaaaatgattttcttatGTATCCTCTCTTAAACAAATCATCGCCTACAAAACTAAAGGTAAAATATGACATTTCAATTGCTTCATGTGTATgatttaataataatactttggTCTCAACTTATAAACAAGTTATATTCAAAAAATGTACTCAAAAATCATTCTTATAACTAAGGAGTGCCTCCCTTTCCCACACACATGGAGGACGAGGGATGTGTTTCAGGACAGTGGAAGGAGCTTTCTTCCTGAAAGGTCACATCCACCCTGCTCCAGATCAGCTACTGGAAGACGACCACACGTGTCAGTTACTTCCCTTCTACCTCGTGGGCATCTCCAGAGGCGCCAGGTGAGAGCCGCACCTGAGTGTCAAGCGGAGGATCCAAGTGGAGGGTATTTGTTAGTTGGGAAGTCAGGTCTTTAAAGAGACCCAAAAAATATCGTCTGTTCAGAGGAAGGTTTTCTTAAACTGCTGTGTGATATACATAAAAGAAGGCACGAATCCTACGTGTACAGTTCTTACAGATAATCCCGTGTGTAATACATTTGCATGTTCTACCCATGCGCGTAACCACCCCCCACATCAGTAAAACCTTTCCAGCACCCAGAGTCCCTCATGACAACTCCCACGCCAAAGAGAAGCCGACTCTGACTTCTCCCACTACACTTTGGTTTTACCCTGTCTTGAACtttttataaacagaatcatacagaGACATTCTTCTGTGTCTGCTATATATTATGTCCATGAGAGTCGAACTTCACCACTGCATGTATCAGTTTTGTTTTcgttttttctaaatttttctataGTATTCTAATGTgtgagggaaaacaaaaaaaatttgtctCATCCTAATGTATACAGAcactctatttccagtttttggctgcTATGAATAAACTGCCCCGAGCATGCCTGTGCACATCTttctgtgcacacatgtgcatttCCCTTAGGTGTGCATCTCGGAATGAAACTGCTGGGTCACTGGGTGACGTGTGTCTAGTTTCAATACATACTGACAGTTTTCCATagtgttttatcattttaacctCTTCCAGCAAGTTCCAGTTAACTACATCCTTGCCATTACTTGGTAGTCTGCGCTTTTAATGTCAGCCATTATGATTAAATGGTAGTTAATTAAGAGCTCgggttttaatctgcattttccGGAAGATGAATGATGCTAAGCACCTTTTCAAATTTTTACTGGACATCTGGATATCttcttttactattaaaaaaaaaaaaaaaaaggtgttcaaATCCTCTGTCCACTAAAAAAATTCAGTTGTCTGTCTTTTCTCTATATGGGAGTTCTTTATTGTAGACAAACGTCCTCTGTTGGAAATACGTTTTACAGATaccttctcccagtctgtggcctgccttttcactctcttaaaGTTGTTTTTAGATGACTAGACATTCTTAATTTAATCTAACTTAcccatcttttctttttggctggtATTTTTTGTACTCAAAGACATTTTTGCCTATTGTGACAAATATTTTCCTATGTTTCCTTCTGGAAACCTAATTGTTGTACCTTTTATGTTGAACTCtgtaatatttaatgaataaaattttgtgtatggtatgaaaCAGAGTTCAAGGTTATTACCAAATCTAAACAAGTCTGACTAGGTAATTTATAATTTAATCACACATCCTTAAAATAGTAATCACAATTGacttaaaagagaaaaccaaagcagtaaaaaaagtcaaaagtaaaaaataagaagACAAATCTGCTTTGGTTTCCCAATGTGAGCATTTTTCTACTTCAGAAACCAGCACAGGTTTCTGACTTCTGACTTACTCACTGCCATTGCCTAGGAAAACATACCTGTGAACTCAGACTTAAAGCCTGCAGGAGGAGGCCCGGCTGAGTTGGTGAATCTCTGATAACGATCGGAATATGGAGGATACTCAGAATATGGTGGAGGTGACTCATGACCATCACTGAGGAAGAATTTATAAACTCCAAAGGCAATAGCAAGCAGCACCACGATGGTAACCACTCCACTGAGGTTACAAGACTCTGGGGAGTACAACTTATTATAATAGTTAGAGAATGAGTTAAAGCCATGCTCTTTTCCAGACTCTCTCAATTTCTTCAGGCCAAGTTCCGTGTAATCTAACTGATACTCCAAGCCACAGGAACCTCTAAGTACATACTGGTCTTCAGAGGATTCATAGCCTTCGCAGCTCACCAcagtttttccaaatttgtatGCGACATCTAAATCGGTCTTACATTCCCACTGTgacaaaaaagtagaaataggTTATTAGaatcataagattttttttttcactcaatataCATTATTTCGGCTGTATGAGTGAGTGaaagcctctcagtcgtgtccgactctttgagaccccatggacttctccatggACCCCCTGgacttctccaggagagaatactggagtgggcagcctttcccttcttcaggggatcgccccaacccagggatcaaacccaggtctcctgcattgcaggcggattcttgaccagttgagtcacaagggaagcccaagaatactggagtgggtagcctattccttctccagcagatcttcccgacccaggaatcaaaccagggtctcctgcattgcaggcagattctttaccaactgagctatcagggaagcccaaacaataaaatgaagcaaGGGAATGATAAGCAAAATTCAGAATGAGTGTTTCTGTGCTGGGGGAGGGCAAACTAGGAGCTTCAGAGATATTGGTGATGTTCACGTTCTACTAAAGCTAGGTGGTGGGTACAGGAGTGCTCATTTATTACCATTCCTTATTTCTTACATATAAATGTGAAGAATTCTTTTGTACATATTAAGCCTTCCCTAATTTACAAATtttaagcaaattttttaaaatgtcaactttTTAATCACTGTTGTTGAAgcaactttctttaaaaatagaggttttttaaaaacatttaaggtTCAAAAATCAGCATCATATATGAGTACCTGGTAGCTCCATACAGCATTAGAGATAGTATATAATCTTCTGAGAAAAACTTTCCATACAAATTCTACAAAAACCATGAACTACCATTCCCAAGGTCCAATCCAAGAAGCAATGTGCTTAAAGCTTTTTCTAAAGATacttagaaaaacacaaaaagaatctATGTTAGCCTCAAATtttccagcttaaaaaaaaagtccaggcGTAGTTTGAATTTTCTAACTATTTTCAGCTGAATGCTTCTCtaacaacttttttaaaaacagaagctaAAATAGATCTGCTTGGttctgttgcttttctcttttttggacaATATCTTCCTCTCTCAGACTTCAGGTACActgtaacagctttattcatataCAATTCACATACTAGACACTCACCCGTCTCATTGGTCTGTGGTCTGTTCCCAGagctgtgcagccatcaccacaacCGATTCTGGAATGTTCTCATCACCCCCAAGAGAAACCTCATCTCCACGAGCAGTCACTCCATTTCCCTGCCAGTCTCCCAACTTtaggcaaccaccaatctgtctGCAAGGATTCCCCTATTCTGAACATATCacataaatggaaatatacaGTATGTGGTCCTATGTGACTAGCTTCTTTCATTGGcagaatgtttttaaggttcacaCATGTAGCATGAatcagcacttcattcctttttgtggctcaGAAATCTTCCCTCGTATGGAAACACCCCATTTTGTTTATTCGTTCATCACCGAGGGACGCTGGGCTGCTCCTGCTTCTTGGCTTTTCTGTGAAAAACGCTGCTGCAAACATTTAGTATGTGGACACAAACGTGTGGACACACGTTTCCGGTTCTCTTGGGTGAACACCTACGAGTGGAATGACTGGGGCATACATGTTTTAaacttttgagaaactgccagttTTTCTAAGTGGCTATTCCAGTTCACATTCCCAACAGCAGTGTATGAGCTTCTCACATCCTCACTGACATTTGTTATTGCGTCTTTTTGATGGCAGGCATCCTGTTGGGTATGAACTGGTATTTTACTGAGGTTTTAACTTCTATTTCCTTGAGAGCTAATGATgtggaacattttttttccacatgtttattgaccatctgtatatcttctttagagaaatgtctagttAAATGCCTTATCCACTTTTAAATCTGGTTATCTATCTTCTGAGTTGTAACAGCTCTTCACATACTCTGGACACAAGTTCCTAATCAGATGTATGACTGCAAAAGCTTTCTCCTTTTGTGTAcatccttttcactttctggaagactaaaagtttttaatttggataatataatatgtaatttttCTATTGTGCAGTTGCTACCACtactccattttttaaataatttcatttgaagGAAGATTTAAAAGCTTGTTGATTTAGGTAAATAAGACAAACTCAATCTCTATTGGTATTTCATGTTAACTGTCATTTCCTTAATAGTATATACTAGAAGTGATTTAGGTAAATAAGACAAACTCAATCTCTATTGGTATTTCATGTTAACTGTCACTTCCTTAATAGTATATACTAGAAGTGgcttttaattattatatttaaactctcagagttaaaaaaaaaaaaaactctcagagTTAAAGGAGGCTCTCTCCCGCTACTAAACATAAATCAATGTATGATGGCATCTAGATTTCTTTGCTCTGCCATTCACTCCCTTCTCTATCTCTTCAGCTCTAAAAATCTTATCATTCCTTACTAACACAGCACATCACAGTTTTCCTCTTGAAGTCTTTCCCAATCCCCCCAACAACACATAACTTTACAATGCTTTGTTGGCACCTAGATGTAATGTGAGTGCTTGGCTCATCTTTTCTACCAGGAAGAGAGGTTCTCGGGGGCTGTGACTCCATTGTTCATTTTTGTACTATACTATTTAATATACGTCGAGTGAATGACTACTGATAGTATCTTTTttccatcaagactgaaaagtaATACAAAAGTAATTTCAGCTTTAACCTGAAGATCCCATGGTTCAGTTAGCAAGACTATGAAAATGTATTGTGAAACAAGTATCACCAAGCAAATAAGAACTTTCTCCCTGAATTGCATAAACTTGGTTAAAGATTATACCAAATAAGACTATCACTCTGATGGAACAGTAAATTGTCAACACAAGTTTCTTGCAAGATGACCAACCACCTTAGGTCCTTTTTGAAAGCAGGTATGATACAAAGTAGAAATCTAATAGTACTGATTTAAACTGAATTCAGTTAATAAAATCTATTCCATTTCTAAAGGATAGTAAATTTTGGAACTTCAAGGAGATGGTCGAGCCTAAGAACAAAATACCTGAGACTTAAAGACAATAAACAGAGGCCaatgaaatgttttcattcaGAACCATCCTCAGttcaaaaacaactttaaaataaacatttgaagcATAATAGCGACACATGTAACCCCACTACTTACAATCTACAATGCCTTAATAATCATCGTTATTTTCTAAGGGTAGGTTAATGACAGAAAAATAACAACCAGAAGAaatcttccccccaccccccaagtatATGAAAAGTTTTAAGAACTTACTAATGTCTTAGAAAAAAGTTATAACATAAAAATTACAATGAATATTTCCAGGCTTTAAAAGCAATCCTTTTCTTTCGGAGAAGCTTTTTTCCAGAGAATGGATGactgatttatatttatatagtttaGCATAACCTTAGATTTTCTACATGTGCTTGCCCAAAATACTGAACAACGTCTCAATAAacagttttctgaaaaaaattcaatttagacTGGCATCGACATAACAATATTACCTGTACATCGTAACCATCCCAGCCTCTGTTCTGACACTGTATGACTTTAGGGGTGTAAGAGTCACATCCAGCTGTACCTCCCACGCATTTCAGCTGCGGGATGGGATCCAACCTCCGGGAAGTGGTATAGCGGTCATAGTAGAGGGTGAGAGCTTTTATGTCCCGCAACAATATTCTGTCTGAAACAGTAAGAACACAGATAAACAGACGGTAACTATTTTGTCCTATAAAAAAGAATCGTTCTAGTCAAACCCTTGTGGTAGGAAATACTTTCAAAAGTCAGAGTCCTGCCTTTTGAGGATGACCACGGAAGAGTAGACGAAGGAGTTTCCCAAATCCCAAAGCCATCACAACAACCTTCAGGTCTTTCGCACAAAATTCAGAAAGTCACACCTCTGAGGCCTCCCTTCATTTTAGGATGGATGCCCCCCTAAACGGCTTCTATACTGTAAGTTCTACATAATTTTTGCAAATCAGAGGCAAAAGTACATTACCCTGAAATACTGTACTACTGTATGACAACATCGAtggttaatttaaaaagcaaaaaatatacacaaatgctCCTGGAGCATATTTAATGACTTGAATGTCTGTCAAGAGGTAAATGGTTTAATACAATTTTGGCCTAGTCCCAAAATCTACGGCAGTTAAAATGAGTGAACTAGAATTCGTGTATCACAATAGAAACAGTAAAAACATCTCAAGCAAAATGCATGCTGTAGAATGTTTAGCAGGACAGCTttacatgaaccttgaaaactGGCCA
Above is a genomic segment from Cervus canadensis isolate Bull #8, Minnesota chromosome 31, ASM1932006v1, whole genome shotgun sequence containing:
- the SARAF gene encoding store-operated calcium entry-associated regulatory factor, whose protein sequence is MAAAGGLATTGRCAPSSLLLLLLVVGTARCWDERDRILLRDIKALTLYYDRYTTSRRLDPIPQLKCVGGTAGCDSYTPKVIQCQNRGWDGYDVQWECKTDLDVAYKFGKTVVSCEGYESSEDQYVLRGSCGLEYQLDYTELGLKKLRESGKEHGFNSFSNYYNKLYSPESCNLSGVVTIVVLLAIAFGVYKFFLSDGHESPPPYSEYPPYSDRYQRFTNSAGPPPAGFKSEFTGPHGATAGFGNAFTGQQGHERSGPGFWTGLGTGGILGYLFGSNRAATPFSDSWYPSYPPSYTSTWNSRAYSPLRGGPGSYSACSSSEPKTRTASGYGGTRRR